In Variovorax sp. OAS795, a single window of DNA contains:
- the paoC gene encoding aldehyde oxidoreductase molybdenum-binding subunit PaoC has product MKFDTPATTNPIDQLKIIGKPTDRIDGPLKTTGSARYAYERHSEVPNAAYGYVVGAGIAKGRIASIDLTAARAAPGVLAIVTARNAGKLGKGDFNTAKLLGGPEIDHYHQAVALVVANSFEQARAAAQLVRIAYTRTPGRFDLSAEKDAAQMPKPNPFSGEPETRTGDFPGAYAAAAVQMDATYTTPDESHAMMEPHASIAQWKGDKLTLWTSNQMIAWGVGDVAKTLGIPKANVRLVSPFIGGGFGGKLFVRVDAVLAALGARAAKRPVKVALQRPLVMNNTTHRPATIQRIRIGAAKDGKITAIAHEGWSGDLPGGQAETAVNQTRLLYAGANRLTTTRLAVLDLPEGNAMRAPGEAPGMMALEIAMDEMAEKLGIDPLEFRVLNDTQVDPEKPERPYSQRKLIECLRTGAERFGWSKRNPTPAQLRDGRWLVGMGVAAAFRNNLLTKSAARVRLDNRGMVTVETDMTDIGTGSYTIIAQTAAETMGVPLDKVLVRLGDSAFPASAGSGGQWGANNSTSGVYAACMKLREAVARKLGLAVADAEFSGGMVRGGERVVPLAEAAGSNGLAAEDFIEYGDLDKKYQQSTFGAHFVEVGVDAATGEIRVRRMLAVCAAGRILNPKSARSQVIGAMTMGVGGALMEELALDKRHGFFVNHDLAGYEVPVHADIPHQEVIFLDETDPISSPMKAKGVGELGMCGVAAAVANAVYNATGVRVRNYPITLDKLLDRLPPVA; this is encoded by the coding sequence ATGAAATTCGACACACCCGCCACCACCAACCCCATCGACCAGCTCAAGATCATCGGCAAGCCGACCGACCGGATCGACGGGCCGCTGAAGACCACCGGCTCCGCACGCTATGCCTACGAACGCCACAGCGAGGTGCCCAACGCCGCCTACGGCTACGTGGTGGGCGCCGGCATCGCCAAGGGCCGCATCGCCTCGATCGACCTGACGGCCGCGCGCGCGGCGCCGGGCGTGCTGGCCATCGTCACCGCGCGCAATGCCGGCAAGCTCGGCAAGGGCGACTTCAACACCGCCAAGCTGCTTGGCGGACCCGAGATCGACCACTACCACCAGGCGGTGGCGCTCGTCGTGGCCAACAGCTTCGAGCAGGCGCGCGCGGCGGCGCAGCTGGTGCGCATTGCGTACACGCGCACGCCGGGCCGCTTCGACCTGTCCGCCGAAAAGGACGCGGCGCAGATGCCCAAGCCCAATCCTTTTTCGGGCGAGCCGGAGACCAGGACCGGCGATTTCCCCGGCGCCTACGCGGCGGCCGCCGTGCAGATGGATGCGACCTACACCACCCCCGACGAGTCGCACGCGATGATGGAGCCGCATGCCTCCATCGCCCAATGGAAGGGCGACAAGCTCACCCTCTGGACATCGAACCAGATGATCGCCTGGGGCGTCGGCGACGTGGCCAAGACGCTGGGCATTCCCAAGGCCAACGTGCGGCTGGTCTCGCCTTTCATCGGCGGCGGATTCGGCGGCAAGCTGTTCGTGCGCGTGGATGCGGTGCTTGCGGCGCTCGGCGCGCGGGCAGCGAAGCGGCCGGTCAAGGTGGCCTTGCAGCGGCCCCTGGTGATGAACAACACCACGCACCGGCCGGCGACCATCCAGCGCATCCGGATCGGCGCCGCGAAGGACGGCAAGATCACCGCCATCGCGCACGAGGGCTGGTCCGGCGACCTGCCGGGCGGACAGGCGGAAACAGCCGTCAACCAGACCCGGCTGCTGTACGCCGGTGCCAACCGGCTGACGACCACGCGGCTGGCCGTGCTCGACCTGCCCGAGGGCAACGCGATGCGCGCACCCGGCGAGGCGCCGGGCATGATGGCGCTGGAGATCGCCATGGACGAGATGGCCGAGAAGCTTGGCATCGATCCGCTCGAGTTCCGCGTACTCAACGACACGCAGGTCGATCCGGAAAAGCCCGAGCGCCCCTATTCGCAGCGCAAGCTCATCGAGTGCCTTCGCACCGGGGCCGAGCGCTTCGGCTGGAGCAAGCGCAATCCAACGCCGGCGCAGCTGCGCGACGGACGCTGGCTGGTGGGAATGGGCGTGGCCGCGGCCTTCCGCAACAACCTGCTGACGAAGTCCGCCGCGCGCGTGCGGCTGGACAACCGGGGCATGGTCACGGTCGAGACCGACATGACCGACATCGGCACCGGCTCCTACACCATCATTGCGCAGACCGCGGCCGAAACCATGGGCGTGCCGCTCGACAAGGTGCTGGTGCGCCTGGGCGACTCGGCCTTCCCCGCCTCGGCGGGCTCGGGCGGGCAGTGGGGCGCCAACAATTCGACCTCGGGTGTCTACGCGGCTTGCATGAAGCTGCGCGAAGCCGTGGCGCGCAAGCTGGGTCTTGCCGTGGCCGATGCGGAGTTCTCGGGCGGCATGGTGCGCGGCGGCGAGCGCGTGGTGCCGCTGGCCGAAGCGGCCGGCTCGAACGGCCTCGCCGCCGAGGATTTCATCGAGTACGGCGACCTGGACAAGAAATACCAGCAGTCCACCTTCGGCGCGCATTTCGTGGAGGTGGGCGTGGACGCCGCCACCGGCGAGATCCGCGTGCGGCGCATGCTCGCGGTGTGCGCGGCCGGCCGCATCCTGAATCCCAAGTCGGCCCGCAGCCAGGTGATCGGTGCCATGACCATGGGCGTGGGTGGTGCGCTGATGGAAGAGCTGGCACTGGACAAGCGGCACGGCTTCTTCGTCAACCACGACCTCGCGGGCTACGAGGTGCCGGTGCACGCCGACATCCCTCACCAGGAGGTGATCTTCCTCGACGAGACGGACCCGATCTCTTCGCCGATGAAGGCCAAGGGCGTGGGCGAGCTGGGCATGTGCGGCGTCGCCGCGGCGGTGGCCAACGCCGTCTACAACGCGACCGGCGTTCGCGTGCGCAACTACCCGATCACGCTCGACAAGCTGCTGGACCGCTTGCCGCCGGTGGCTTGA
- a CDS encoding alpha/beta hydrolase, translating to MNIQQRNNVRVSGEGERTMIFAHGFGCDQNMWRFMAPRFAGRFRVVTFDLVGSGQSDLGAYDKAKYSQLQGYADDLLEIAGEFGSGPVLFVGHSVSAMIGMLADLKAPGTFAAHMMVGPSPCYIDDDGYVGGFTREDIESLLDTLEGNYLGWASSMAPAIMGVPDRPELGAELTASFCRTDPEIAKQFAKVTFLSDNRRDVARLQTPTLVIQSSDDLIAPLAVGEYMQRTLPNGTLRVVANTGHCPHLSAPGASCDAIEDFLAALGQPQGR from the coding sequence GTGAACATCCAGCAACGCAACAACGTTCGTGTCTCCGGCGAGGGAGAGCGAACGATGATCTTCGCTCACGGTTTCGGCTGCGACCAGAACATGTGGCGCTTCATGGCGCCGAGGTTCGCCGGGCGTTTTCGCGTGGTGACCTTCGACCTTGTCGGCTCGGGCCAATCCGATCTGGGCGCCTACGACAAGGCGAAGTATTCGCAGCTGCAAGGGTATGCCGACGACCTGCTGGAGATCGCCGGCGAGTTCGGCAGCGGCCCGGTGCTGTTTGTCGGGCATTCGGTGAGCGCCATGATCGGGATGCTGGCGGATCTCAAGGCGCCGGGCACTTTCGCAGCGCACATGATGGTGGGCCCATCGCCGTGCTATATCGATGACGACGGCTACGTCGGCGGCTTCACGCGCGAGGACATCGAGTCGCTGCTCGACACGCTGGAAGGCAACTATCTCGGCTGGGCCAGCAGCATGGCGCCCGCGATCATGGGCGTGCCGGATCGGCCGGAACTCGGCGCCGAGCTCACCGCCAGCTTCTGCCGCACCGACCCCGAGATCGCGAAGCAGTTCGCCAAGGTCACCTTCCTGTCCGACAACCGCCGGGACGTGGCCCGGCTGCAGACGCCCACGCTCGTGATCCAGTCGTCCGACGACCTGATCGCGCCGTTGGCCGTGGGCGAGTACATGCAGCGCACGCTGCCGAACGGGACCCTGCGCGTGGTGGCCAACACCGGCCATTGCCCGCACCTGAGCGCACCCGGCGCGAGCTGCGATGCCATCGAGGACTTCCTGGCCGCGCTCGGCCAGCCGCAAGGCCGATGA
- a CDS encoding AraC family transcriptional regulator yields MPADTQDPDLLRRLLRAKDRIDAASHEEWPVGRLAQVSGVSEAHFARSFKQAFGVPPHRYLLTRRIERAMALLRETDLPITDIAFDTGWASLGTFGRTFRDITGDSPSAVRARGRPAQEEIGRVPLCIASAARRPHLATAVSEKRRLAASDTNEAPQQESS; encoded by the coding sequence TTGCCCGCCGACACCCAGGATCCCGACCTGCTGCGCCGGCTGCTGCGCGCGAAGGACCGCATCGACGCCGCTTCGCATGAAGAGTGGCCCGTCGGGCGGCTGGCGCAGGTGAGCGGCGTGTCCGAGGCCCACTTCGCGCGATCGTTCAAGCAGGCCTTCGGCGTGCCGCCGCACCGCTACCTGCTGACGCGACGCATCGAGCGTGCGATGGCGCTGCTGCGCGAAACCGACCTGCCCATCACCGACATCGCCTTCGACACGGGCTGGGCCAGCCTGGGCACCTTCGGGCGCACCTTCCGCGACATCACGGGCGACAGCCCGAGCGCGGTGCGCGCGCGCGGGAGGCCGGCCCAGGAAGAAATCGGCCGCGTGCCCCTGTGCATTGCGAGCGCCGCGCGCCGGCCCCATCTCGCGACCGCAGTTTCGGAGAAGCGGCGCCTGGCGGCAAGCGATACAAACGAGGCCCCACAACAGGAGAGTTCATGA
- the paoA gene encoding aldehyde dehydrogenase iron-sulfur subunit PaoA: MDSPTNPLISRRGALIVGAATAAAVSSSAPAAAAQAAPAASASAIPRARLSLNVNGQTHALELDTRTTLLDALREHLHLTGTKKGCDHGQCGACTVIADGRRINACLSLAVMHDGGQVTTIEGLGTPQNMHPLQAAFVKHDGYQCGYCTPGQICSAVAVLDEIKRGVPSHASADLTARPLLSADELRERMSGNICRCGAYSNIVDAITEVAGSRT; the protein is encoded by the coding sequence ATGGACAGTCCCACCAACCCCCTGATCTCGCGGCGCGGCGCCCTCATTGTGGGCGCCGCCACCGCGGCGGCGGTTTCTTCCTCCGCGCCCGCCGCGGCGGCGCAGGCCGCACCCGCGGCCTCGGCCTCGGCGATCCCGCGCGCCAGGCTGTCGCTGAACGTGAACGGCCAGACCCACGCGCTCGAACTCGACACGCGCACGACCCTGCTCGATGCGCTGCGCGAGCACCTGCACCTGACCGGCACCAAGAAAGGCTGCGACCACGGCCAGTGCGGCGCCTGCACCGTCATTGCCGACGGCCGGCGGATCAACGCGTGCCTGTCGCTCGCCGTCATGCACGACGGCGGGCAGGTCACCACCATCGAAGGACTCGGCACGCCGCAGAACATGCATCCGCTGCAGGCCGCCTTCGTCAAGCACGACGGCTACCAGTGCGGCTATTGCACCCCCGGGCAGATCTGCTCGGCCGTGGCCGTGCTCGACGAAATCAAGCGCGGGGTGCCGAGCCACGCGAGCGCCGACCTCACGGCGCGCCCGCTGCTGTCGGCCGACGAGCTGCGCGAGCGCATGAGCGGCAACATCTGCCGCTGCGGCGCCTACTCCAACATCGTCGATGCCATCACCGAGGTGGCGGGGAGCCGCACATGA
- a CDS encoding GMC family oxidoreductase N-terminal domain-containing protein, translated as MEPYDYIIVGGGTAGCILANRLTASGRHRVLMLEAGGEPASMWIDIPAGFSKLLTNTQYNWRFQTEAEENTNGRVIAVPRGKGLGGSTLINGMVYVRGQAGDYDAWRDAGARGWGWKDVEPYFRKLENYDKGGPTRGHDGPMKLAQVRERFPISDAFVRAAQEDGLPFNEDYNAGRQEGVGYYQVTQSGGKRWSVYDGYLRPALKRGNLTVVTHAHVLRLEIDGKRCTGVTYRRNGVESTVTARAEVVLAAGAIQSPQLLELSGIGRAELLQSYGIAVRHGLRGVGENYIDHFCTRMNWRVKAAVTLNEMSRSWRLGLAVSEYYARRTGILTLGTGLVNAFVKTRPEMPTADAQYFFMHASYANAAERVLDKLPGMTIGVTQLRPESVGTIHIKSKDPCAGPSIRPNFLSSPVDQECMVRSMQIARRIVERPALRRHVVEEMSPGSPVRSDADWLAFARQNGQTIYHPIGTCRMGEDDAAVVDLRLRVRGMSGLRIVDASVMPRMVSGNIQAAVMMVAEKAADLILEDASHR; from the coding sequence ATGGAACCCTACGACTACATCATCGTCGGCGGCGGCACCGCCGGCTGCATCCTGGCCAACCGGCTCACCGCCTCCGGCCGACACCGCGTGCTCATGCTGGAGGCCGGCGGCGAACCCGCGAGCATGTGGATCGACATTCCCGCGGGCTTCAGCAAGCTGCTGACCAACACGCAATACAACTGGCGCTTCCAGACCGAGGCCGAGGAGAACACCAACGGCCGCGTGATCGCGGTGCCACGCGGCAAGGGCCTGGGCGGCTCCACGCTCATCAACGGCATGGTGTACGTGCGCGGCCAGGCCGGCGACTACGACGCCTGGCGCGATGCCGGTGCGCGCGGCTGGGGGTGGAAGGACGTGGAGCCCTACTTTCGCAAGCTCGAGAACTACGACAAGGGCGGCCCCACGCGTGGACACGACGGGCCGATGAAGCTCGCGCAGGTGCGCGAACGCTTCCCGATCTCCGACGCCTTCGTCCGCGCGGCGCAGGAAGATGGCCTGCCCTTCAACGAAGACTACAACGCCGGGCGCCAGGAAGGCGTGGGCTACTACCAGGTGACGCAAAGCGGCGGCAAGCGCTGGAGCGTTTACGACGGCTACCTGCGGCCCGCCCTGAAGCGCGGGAACCTGACCGTGGTGACGCATGCGCACGTGCTGCGGCTGGAGATCGACGGCAAGCGCTGCACGGGCGTGACCTACCGACGCAACGGCGTGGAGAGCACGGTCACCGCCCGCGCGGAAGTCGTTCTTGCCGCCGGTGCGATCCAGTCCCCGCAATTGCTCGAGCTGTCGGGCATCGGCCGCGCCGAACTGCTCCAGTCCTACGGCATCGCGGTGCGCCACGGCTTGCGCGGCGTGGGCGAGAACTACATCGACCATTTCTGCACCCGCATGAACTGGCGCGTGAAGGCGGCCGTCACGCTCAACGAGATGTCGCGCAGCTGGCGCCTCGGCCTCGCCGTGTCGGAATACTACGCACGCCGCACCGGCATCCTCACGCTGGGAACCGGCCTGGTGAACGCTTTCGTGAAAACCAGGCCCGAGATGCCGACGGCCGACGCGCAATATTTCTTCATGCACGCGAGCTATGCCAACGCCGCCGAGCGGGTGCTCGACAAGCTGCCCGGCATGACGATCGGTGTGACGCAGCTGCGGCCCGAATCGGTCGGGACCATCCACATCAAGTCGAAAGACCCGTGCGCGGGACCGTCCATCCGGCCGAACTTTCTTTCGAGCCCGGTCGACCAGGAATGCATGGTGCGCAGCATGCAGATCGCTCGGCGCATCGTCGAGCGCCCGGCGCTGCGGCGCCACGTGGTCGAGGAGATGAGCCCGGGGTCTCCGGTTCGCAGCGATGCGGACTGGCTCGCGTTCGCGCGCCAGAACGGGCAGACGATCTATCACCCCATCGGCACCTGCCGCATGGGAGAGGACGATGCCGCGGTGGTCGACCTGCGCCTGCGCGTGCGCGGGATGAGCGGACTGCGCATCGTCGATGCGTCCGTGATGCCCCGCATGGTGTCCGGCAACATCCAGGCGGCCGTCATGATGGTCGCGGAAAAGGCGGCCGACCTGATCCTGGAGGATGCTTCCCACCGATAG
- a CDS encoding AraC family transcriptional regulator, which yields MAPRHTDAAAQCRQLQEAMAQIIGARTPGAGDFETPIPGLGFFRRDAPAPPAACMVAPSIVLVAQGAKQMWVGGEAYPYDTSQFLVTSLNLPANSEVRLASAQQPCLGLLLKLDVRVLAELIAQGNLPSQRDRPGGAGVGIGTATPALLAPIARLLALLDEPEAIPVLAPMICREIHYRLLASDQAGKLRQIASVDGQGHRIARAIDWLTLNYALPLRVDELALRVRMSTPTFHHHFRQLTAMSPLQYQKWLRLNEAKRLMLAEHLDAASAAFRVGYESPSQFSREYSRLFGAPPKRDIGVLRGGARGVDGHKQALPDHA from the coding sequence ATGGCACCCAGACACACCGATGCGGCAGCACAGTGCAGGCAACTGCAGGAAGCGATGGCGCAGATCATCGGCGCGCGCACCCCGGGTGCGGGCGACTTCGAAACGCCGATTCCGGGACTCGGCTTCTTCCGGCGCGATGCGCCTGCGCCGCCTGCCGCCTGCATGGTCGCGCCGAGCATCGTCCTCGTCGCCCAGGGCGCCAAGCAGATGTGGGTCGGCGGCGAGGCCTATCCCTACGACACCTCGCAATTCCTGGTGACATCGCTGAACCTGCCCGCCAATTCGGAGGTCAGGTTGGCAAGCGCACAGCAGCCTTGCCTCGGCCTGCTGCTCAAGCTCGATGTGCGCGTGCTGGCCGAGCTGATCGCGCAAGGCAACCTGCCGTCGCAACGCGATCGCCCGGGCGGTGCGGGCGTGGGCATCGGAACCGCGACGCCGGCGCTGCTGGCACCGATCGCGCGGCTGCTGGCGCTGTTGGACGAGCCCGAAGCCATCCCGGTTCTCGCGCCGATGATCTGCCGCGAGATCCACTACCGGCTGCTGGCAAGCGACCAGGCCGGCAAGCTGCGGCAGATCGCGTCGGTCGATGGACAGGGCCACCGCATCGCCAGGGCGATCGACTGGCTCACGCTGAACTACGCCCTGCCGCTTCGCGTCGACGAACTCGCGCTGCGCGTGCGGATGAGCACGCCGACCTTCCACCACCACTTTCGCCAGCTCACCGCCATGAGCCCGTTGCAGTACCAGAAGTGGCTGCGGCTGAACGAGGCGAAGCGCCTGATGCTGGCCGAGCACCTCGATGCGGCGAGCGCGGCTTTCAGGGTCGGCTACGAAAGCCCTTCGCAGTTCAGCCGCGAGTACAGCCGCCTGTTCGGCGCGCCGCCCAAGCGCGACATCGGCGTGCTGCGCGGCGGCGCCAGGGGCGTCGACGGGCACAAGCAGGCGTTGCCGGATCACGCGTGA
- a CDS encoding xanthine dehydrogenase family protein subunit M, which yields MKPFTYERAQSPAQAAAAVAQSPGAKFIAGGTNLLDLMKLQIEAPTHLVDVNGLALDRIEPTTDGGLRIGAMVRNTDLAADERVRRDYGVLSRALLAGASGQLRNKATTAGNLLQRTRCPYFYDTDQPCNKRQPGSGCSAIGGVTRQHAVIGTSKACIATHPSDMAVAMRVLDAAVETVRPDGRTRVIPIADFHRLPGDTPHIETTLARDELITGVTLPRPIGGTHVYRKVRDRASYAFALVSVAAIVQRDGSGRVALGGVAHKPWRVEAAEAAMPQGARAVAAQLLAGAQPTHENAFKLPLAERALAAALVQARS from the coding sequence ATGAAGCCATTCACCTATGAGCGCGCGCAGTCGCCGGCGCAGGCGGCTGCGGCCGTGGCGCAAAGCCCAGGTGCCAAGTTCATTGCCGGCGGCACCAACCTGCTGGACCTGATGAAGCTGCAGATCGAGGCGCCCACGCACCTGGTCGACGTGAACGGCCTGGCGCTGGACAGGATCGAGCCCACGACGGACGGCGGCCTGCGCATCGGCGCCATGGTGCGCAACACCGACCTGGCGGCCGACGAGCGGGTGCGCCGCGACTACGGCGTGCTGTCGCGCGCACTGCTGGCCGGGGCTTCGGGCCAGTTGCGCAACAAGGCAACGACCGCCGGCAACCTGCTGCAGCGCACGCGCTGCCCCTACTTCTACGACACGGACCAGCCCTGCAACAAGCGCCAACCCGGCAGCGGCTGCAGCGCCATCGGCGGCGTGACGCGCCAGCACGCGGTGATCGGCACGAGCAAGGCCTGCATCGCGACGCATCCGAGCGACATGGCCGTGGCGATGCGCGTGCTCGACGCGGCGGTGGAAACGGTGCGCCCCGACGGCCGCACGCGCGTGATCCCGATCGCCGATTTCCATCGGCTGCCGGGCGACACCCCGCACATCGAGACCACGCTGGCGCGCGACGAGCTGATCACCGGCGTGACGCTGCCAAGGCCCATCGGCGGCACGCACGTCTACCGCAAGGTGCGCGACCGCGCCTCCTACGCCTTCGCGCTGGTGTCCGTCGCCGCGATCGTGCAGCGCGACGGCTCGGGCCGCGTGGCGCTGGGCGGGGTGGCGCACAAGCCGTGGCGCGTCGAGGCGGCAGAGGCCGCAATGCCGCAGGGTGCCAGGGCGGTGGCCGCACAGTTGCTGGCCGGTGCGCAGCCGACGCACGAGAACGCATTCAAGTTGCCATTGGCCGAGCGCGCGCTGGCCGCGGCGCTGGTGCAAGCGAGGAGCTGA
- a CDS encoding PAS domain-containing sensor histidine kinase, which produces MSTTLPEPGDLLDEAPCGLLVTAPDGTILRVNATFCEWIGYAREELVGIKRVQDLFTMGGRIFHQTHWAPALQMQGSLAEVKFDLRHRGGQSIPMIFNARRRTRKEGEFDEIAAFVARDRNRYERELMAARKKADALLETERETQALLRDRALFAEQMVGIVSHDLRNPLSAILMGIQLLGRTEGERRARVVGHVRNSAERARRLIEELLDFTQARVGQGIHVKLAAADLHEITAQAVDELMLAFPDRTITHRSHGPGACTADADRLAQLIGNLVSNAATYGRSGTAIAVRSEVDGPEARVTVHNEGEPIPPAVLATVFEPMVRGVPEGSSARNVGLGLFIVNEIAKAHGGAMDVSSSAAGGTTFTLRFPAHRLAASQDPEP; this is translated from the coding sequence ATGAGCACGACGCTTCCCGAGCCGGGCGACCTGCTGGACGAGGCGCCCTGCGGCTTGCTGGTGACCGCGCCGGACGGGACCATTCTCCGCGTCAACGCCACGTTCTGCGAATGGATCGGCTATGCGCGCGAAGAGCTCGTGGGCATCAAGCGCGTGCAGGACCTGTTCACGATGGGCGGTCGCATCTTCCACCAGACCCATTGGGCTCCGGCGCTCCAGATGCAGGGCTCGCTGGCCGAGGTCAAGTTCGACCTGCGGCACCGCGGCGGGCAGAGCATCCCGATGATCTTCAACGCGCGCCGGCGCACCCGCAAGGAAGGCGAGTTCGACGAGATCGCCGCCTTCGTGGCCCGGGACCGCAACCGCTATGAGCGCGAGCTCATGGCCGCGCGCAAGAAAGCCGATGCGCTGCTGGAAACGGAACGCGAGACGCAGGCCCTCTTGCGCGACCGTGCGCTCTTTGCGGAGCAGATGGTCGGCATCGTGAGCCACGACCTGCGCAATCCGCTGTCTGCCATCCTGATGGGCATCCAGCTGCTGGGCAGGACCGAGGGCGAGCGCCGGGCGCGCGTGGTCGGGCATGTGCGCAACTCGGCCGAGCGTGCGCGGCGGCTCATCGAGGAACTGCTGGACTTCACGCAGGCGCGGGTCGGGCAGGGCATCCACGTGAAGCTGGCGGCCGCCGACCTGCACGAGATCACCGCGCAGGCGGTCGACGAGCTGATGCTCGCGTTTCCTGACCGAACCATCACCCATCGGTCGCATGGACCAGGGGCATGCACCGCCGACGCGGACCGGCTGGCCCAACTCATCGGCAACCTCGTGAGCAATGCGGCAACCTACGGCCGCAGCGGCACGGCCATTGCCGTGCGCTCGGAGGTCGATGGCCCGGAAGCGAGGGTGACGGTGCACAACGAGGGCGAGCCGATTCCGCCGGCCGTGCTCGCCACGGTGTTCGAGCCGATGGTGCGGGGTGTCCCCGAAGGCAGCTCGGCGCGCAACGTGGGGCTCGGTCTCTTCATCGTGAACGAGATTGCGAAGGCCCATGGCGGCGCGATGGACGTGAGCTCGTCCGCCGCCGGCGGGACCACGTTCACGCTGCGGTTTCCCGCGCACCGGCTCGCGGCATCGCAAGACCCCGAGCCATAG
- a CDS encoding NADH:flavin oxidoreductase/NADH oxidase produces MSRLFEPWSLDGLALPNRIVIAPMCQYSADEGCATDWHMIHLGHLALSGAGLLILEATAVSATGRISPQDLGLYADANESALRRVLDAVRAHSPMALAVQLSHAGRKGSSRAPWEGGVQIRPGEPGGWKTEAPSAVPHAEGEDAPMALDCDGLRRVRDEFVVATRRAARLGLDGIEVHGAHGYLLHQFLSPIANHRADEYGGSLENRMRFPLEVFDAVRAEFPADKPVWMRVSATDWVPGGWDIEGTLALAHALKARGSAAVHVSTGGVSPQQAIKLGPGYQVPYAQRVKAEVGLPTIAVGLITEAEQAESIVANGEADAVSLARAMLYDPRWPWHAAAKLGAHVFAPRQYWRSQPREYQDLFEGAAFGQR; encoded by the coding sequence ATGAGCCGACTGTTCGAGCCGTGGTCGTTGGACGGGCTGGCGCTGCCCAACCGCATCGTCATTGCGCCGATGTGCCAGTACTCGGCCGACGAAGGGTGCGCCACCGACTGGCACATGATCCACCTGGGCCACCTCGCGCTTTCCGGCGCGGGGCTGCTGATCCTCGAGGCCACGGCCGTGTCGGCCACGGGCCGCATCTCGCCGCAGGACCTGGGCCTGTACGCCGACGCAAACGAGTCGGCCTTGCGCCGCGTGCTGGATGCCGTGCGCGCGCACTCGCCCATGGCGCTCGCGGTCCAGCTTTCGCACGCCGGCCGCAAGGGCTCGAGCCGGGCGCCCTGGGAGGGCGGCGTGCAGATCCGCCCCGGCGAGCCCGGCGGCTGGAAGACCGAAGCGCCCAGCGCCGTGCCGCATGCAGAGGGCGAAGACGCGCCCATGGCGCTCGACTGCGACGGGCTGCGGCGCGTGCGCGACGAATTCGTGGTCGCCACGCGGCGTGCGGCGCGGCTGGGCCTGGACGGCATCGAGGTGCATGGCGCCCACGGCTACCTGCTGCACCAGTTCCTGTCGCCGATCGCGAACCATCGGGCCGACGAATACGGCGGCAGCCTGGAGAACCGCATGCGCTTCCCGCTGGAGGTGTTCGATGCCGTGCGCGCCGAATTCCCCGCGGACAAGCCGGTGTGGATGCGGGTCTCGGCCACCGATTGGGTGCCCGGCGGCTGGGACATCGAAGGCACGCTCGCGCTGGCCCACGCGCTCAAGGCCCGCGGCAGCGCGGCCGTGCATGTGTCGACCGGTGGCGTCTCGCCCCAGCAGGCGATCAAGCTGGGCCCGGGCTACCAGGTGCCTTATGCGCAGCGGGTGAAGGCCGAGGTCGGCCTCCCCACCATCGCGGTCGGGCTGATCACCGAGGCCGAGCAGGCGGAAAGCATCGTCGCGAACGGCGAGGCCGACGCCGTCTCGCTGGCACGCGCGATGCTGTACGACCCGCGCTGGCCGTGGCATGCCGCCGCGAAGCTGGGCGCGCACGTGTTCGCACCCCGGCAGTACTGGCGGTCGCAGCCGCGCGAGTACCAGGACCTGTTCGAGGGCGCCGCGTTCGGACAACGATAG